The DNA window ACCAGCGACTCCACCGTGGCGCTGGAGGGGGCCAGGGTGCGGTCGGCCAGGCCGTGCAGGTGCCGGAACCACGCCCACGCCGCCCGGGTGGTGATGCCGATGCCGTAGCTCTTCGCGAAACCCGGGACGTCGGTCTGGTAGACCGCGACGGCCGGCACCCCGAGACGGCGCGCGGCCCGCACCCCGCCGTAGCCGAGTAGCGCCGGCGAGGCCAGATGAATGACGTCGGGGTCGAACCCGCGCAGGGTGCGCACCATGCGGGGGGTGGGCACCCCGAGCGGCAACGTGGTCACCTTCGGGAACATCCGCGACGGCACCCGATGCACCCGGATCCCGTCGTGAATGCGCTCGGCGGGAGGCTCACCCGGCGGGGTGTCGGGTGCGATGACGAGAGCCTCGTGCCCCGTCCTGCGCAGGTGCTCGAGCACCCGGATCACCGAGTTGCTGACACCGTTGACATGCGGGAGGAAGGATTCGGCGACGATCGCAACGCGCACATCACGATAATGTCAGGGCCGACTGTCGATTAGGTTGCCGACGGGCATACGTCGTTTGAAATCTGCTGCTCACGACCCTGACACGGCCGACGGCGCCCCCTCGGGGCCGGCCGCGGGCCTGGTCTCGGGGCGCCGGTCCAGCCGTTTGTCCAGCACCGCCAGACCGATCAGCAGCGCCGTCGCGACCAGCCAGCCGACCACCGCGATGGAACCCGCCGGGATGATCGCCAGCCCGGCGTTACGGTGCTGCACCCGGACCAGGTTCGGGTCGTTCTTGTTGTATTCGACGTAGATGCGCATGCCCGTCGACAACTCGGACGGGTACAGCACACCGAGCTCGGGCCGGTAGGTGACCCGCTCGGGGGTGACGAACTCGATCGTTGAGCGCCGCGGCCCGGCGCTGAGCACCTCGGCCTGCGCCACCCCCATGTTGTGCCGGATCGCCAGGTCGTCGCGCCAGGCGCCGGCCACCAACAGCACCGACTGCAGCGTGACCAGACCGGCCACGATCAGCACCGCGATCCGCGCCCACCGCAGCACGAAGCGCGTCCGGGTCTTCGGCGGTTCGTCGCTGCGGCCGTGGATCAGGATGCGCAGCACCGCCTTCACCGAGGTCAGGGTGTCCGGCATCGCACCGGGCTCACAGCGCGGCCTTGATGGCCGCGTGCAGTTGACGCAGCGAGGACCGGTCCGCCTTGACCTCGAGCACGCGCATGCCCGCCGCGGGCTCGTCGAGGGCCGCGTCGAGCTCGCCGACCTCGATCTGGCGGCTCTCGACGTGGTAAGCCCGGCACAGTGCGCCCACGTCGACGTCGTGCGGGGTGCCGAACACCCGCGACGACACGTCGGAGAACCTGGGGTCGCCCTGCTCGAGCAGCTCGAAGATGCCGCCCCCGTTGTCGTTGGACACCACGATGGTCAGGCGCTGCGGTGTCGGCTCGGTGGGCCCGATCAGCAGCCCGGAGCTGTCGTGGACGAAGGTGAGGTCGCCGATAAGGGCGATCGTGCGCCCCTCGAATGCCAAAGCTGCCCCGACCGCGGTGGAGACGGTGCCGTCGATGCCGGCGACCCCGCGGTTGGAGCGCACCCGGATGCCGCGCGGGTGCAGCCCGACGAGGGCCGCATCGCGGACCGGGTTGGAGGCGCCGAGCACCAGCTGGTCGCCCGGCCGCAGCGCGTCGGCCACCGCGGCGGCCACGTGCAGGCCGGTGGTGAGCGGGTGTATCTCGAGCTGACCGCGCACGGCCTGGTTCGCGTGCCGGTTCACCTCCGCGCAGCGCCGCAGCCACGCCGGGTGCGGCGCCCCGGTGGTGACCGCCCGGGTGCCGGTGGCCTGCGAGTTGCCGGACACGTCCGGCCAGCGCGGCCCGGTGGTCAGCGCGTACACCGGCACCTGCGGGTCGGCCAGCAGGGCCGACACCGGCCGGTGCAGGGTCGGGCGGCCGAGCATGATCACCTGCTTGGGGCGCAGCAGCGGCAGCGCCAGCGGGTGCAACGGATTGGCGGCCGGTGGGGCGGTCGGCTCGGCAACGGTCGGCAACCGGTCCAGGTTGGGATGGGCGCCCGCGCCGTGCCCGGCGATGACGACCGTGTCGGGTGACAGGTCGATGTCCAGCGGCTGGTCGAACGTCACCGGCGGCGTGTAGGTCCACGGCTTCCCGCCGGGCCGGCCCGGCGGGGTCACCGGCTGGGGTTCGGCGTCGGGCACCAGGGGCTCGCGCAGCGGGATGTCGAACTGCACGGGCCCGGCATTGGCGGTGCGTGACCCGGTGGCCGCGGCCAGCACCCGGCAGGTGGCCGAGCGCCAGGTGGCGTTGAGCGCGTCCAGCCGCTCGGGCGCGTCCTCGGCCAGGCCCAGGCTGATGGTGGCGCGCACCTGGGTGCCGAAGTAGCCCAGCTGCTCCATGGTCTGGTTGGCCCCGGTGCCCAGCAGTTCGTAGGGCCGGTTGGCCGAGAGCACGATCAGCGGCACCCGGGCGTAGTTGGCCTCGACCACCGCCGGGCCCAGGTTCGCGACGGCGGTGCCCGACGTCATGGCGACGCACACCGGCGCGCCGGCGGCGATCGCCAGGCCGATGGCCAGATAGCCGGCCGTACGTTCGTCGATGCGGACGTGCAACCGGACCCGGCCGGCCCGGTCGGCGTCCTGCAGGGCGAACGCCAGCGGGGCGTTGCGCGACCCGGGGCACAGCACGACATCGCGCACGCCGCCGCGGATCAGCTCGTCAACGACGACACGGGCCTGGGTCGTCGAGGGGTTCACTCTTACAGGGTGTCACACCGGCGCAGGCGCGCTCAGACCTTGACGCCGGCGAAGAACTGCAGCGCCGCGGAGTTGACGGCCTGCGGCCGCTCCAGGAAGCCGAGGTGGCCGGCGTCGGGGACCTGCAGGTACCGGCCGTTGGGCAGCGCGTCGGCCACCTCGCGGCCCAGATAGGGCGGGGTGACCACGTCGTCGGCGAAGCCGATGACCAGCACCGGGGCGGCGATGCTGCGGTACGCGGGCAGCCGGTTGGTCTGCGGGGAGACGTCCAGCTGGCAGCGCAGTCCCGGGGTCTGCTTGATCGGCCAGGTGGAGAACATCGCGATCCAGTCGGCCACGGCCTCGTCGTCGTTGATCGTCTTGCGGGAGAAGCTCTCCAGCAAACGTGAGCGCGCGTCGTAGGAGGGCGGCAGCTGGGCCCCCGACTCGTACAGCTCGATCTCGGCGTCGTGAAAGAACTGGCGGGCATGGTCGAGGCGGCCGCGGGTGGCCATCAGCACGGCGGAGCTGACCAGTTCGGGCCGGACCACCATCAACTCCTGGGCGATGAACGAGCCCATCGATACCCCGACGATGCGCGCAGGCGCGGCGTCCAGCGACTCGATCAGCGCGGCGGTGTCGGCGACCATGGTCTGGGTGGTGAACCCCTCGGCGTTCTCGGTGGCGCCGATCCCGCGGTTGTCGAAGGTGATGACCCGGTAGCCCGCTTCCAGAAACGCCGGCACCTGATGCGGCAGCCAGGTGCGCCCGGGGCCGCCACGGCCGGAGATGAAGACGACGGCTTCCCCGGAGCCGCGGTCGTCGTAAGCCAGGTTGATCACCCGACCGACGGTACAGGTGCCTGGGTGCGCGCCCGTCCGCTACACCGAGGGTCCGGCCACGAGATGCCACCACGGGACGCGGCGGGCTATCGGGATGTCCAGCGCCAGGCGACGGTCGAGCCCGTGCTCGAGTTTCACCAGCAGGGCCAGGAAGACGAGCACGTAGATGATCGACGTCCCGACGTCGGTCGCGCCCGCGGTGGCGGTGTACGGCCCGCCGAACCCCTCGGCCGTCGACCAGATGCTCAGGCTGTAGAGCGCGCCGCCAAGGTAGACCGCACGGCGGGCGAGCCCGGTCAGCAGCAGGACCGCGATCGTCGTCTCGGTCAGCGCGACGAGGTCGACCCACAGGCCGGGTGCGGGTCGCATCAGATGGATCCAGACGTCGAACCATGGCCTTAGCCACTGCGCCTGACCCTGCGCGGTGGCGACCATGCTCGGCAGCATGGTGGCGCGGAACCCGGGCTGCCATTTCAGCCAGGCGTCGATCGCCCAGGCCACCCCGAACGCGATGCGCAGTGCGGTGGCCCCTGTCTCGGTGCGGGTGTTCCCCGCCGCGTTTTCCACGGCCATCACGCTACCGATCCGTCGAGCAGCCGGAAACAGGCTTCGACCCGCTCGGCCCACCACCGCCGCCGCTCGCCCGGCGCGGCCAGCGCCCGCAGCCGCGCCGGGTCCGGCGCGACCGGTCCGACGGGCAGGAAGCCGTCGACGGCGGGGGCGACGTCGGCCACGTCCTCGACGAACAGCCCGCCGGTGCCCAGCCCGCAGGCGTGGCCCAGGTGCGGCAACGCCGCCGCCGCGGTCAGGCCGTGGCTGATGCCCACCGCCGAATCGAGCGCGCTGGAGACCACGACCGGGACGTCGATCTGCGCGGCGATGTCCAGCAGCGCCGAGATCCCGCCCAGCGGCGCGACTTTGAGCACGGCGATGTCGGCGGCGCCGGCGCGAACCACGGCCAGCGGGTCGTCGGCCTTGCGGATGCTCTCGTCGGCGGCGATCGGCACGCGTGGCATGTCCGGCCGGCGGCGCAGCGCCGCGAGTTCGTCGACCGTGGCGCAGGGTTGTTCGAGGTATTCCAGCGGGCCGTCGGCGCTCAGCGCGGCCGCGGCCGCGGCGGCCTGCTCGACGGTCCAGCCGCCGTTGGCGTCCACGCGCACCGTCGGCACCAGTTCGCGCACCGCGTTGACGCGGGCGACGTCGTCGGCCAGCGTCTGCCCGGGCTCGGCGACCTTCACCTTGGCCGTGCGCGCGCCGGGGAACCGGGCCAGCACGCCGGGCACCTCTTCCGGCCCGACGGCCGGCACGGTGGCGTTGATCGGCACGCGGTCGCGCCGCAGCGGCGGCGGCTCGCGGTAGGCGGCCTCGATGCCGGCAGCGAGCCAGTGCGCGGCCTCCGGCGGCTCGTATTCGGGGAACGCCCCGAACTCGCCCCACCCGGTGGGGCCCTCGATCAGCGCGACCTCGCGGGTGGTGATGCCGCGGAACCTGACCCGCATCGGCAGCGCGACGACGTGCAGCCGGTCCAGCAGGTCCGCCAGCGGTGGCCTCACCGGCCGTGCACCCGGCGGCCCGCCAGGTACGTCGCGCGCACCTCCAGGTCGGCGATCCGCTCGGGCGGCACGGTGCGGGGGTCGGCCGACAGCACCACCAGGTCCGCATACTTGCCGACCTCGAGCGAGCCGATCGCGTCGTCGGCGAACAGCTGCCAGGCGGCGTCGAGGGTCTGCGCGCGGATGGCCTGCTCGACGGTGAGGCACTCCTGCGGCCCCAGCACCCGGCCGGAGGGCGCGGTGCGGGTCACGGCCACGCTGATGTTGCGCAGCGGCTCCTCGGGGGTGACCGGCGGGTCGTTGTGCAGCGAGATGCGCATGCCGGTGGCCACCGCGGAACCCGCAGGCATCCAACGGGATCCGCGCTCCTCGCCGAACAGGCCGTCGACGATGACGTCGCCCCAGTAGTGGATCTGGTCGACGAAGATGCTGCAGGTGACCCCGAGCTCGGCTGCCTTTTGCAGCTGTTCGGGGCGGATGGCGCCGACGTGTTCCAGGCGCAGCCGGTGGTCGGAACGAGGCCAGCGCCGCAATGCTTCTTCGTAGACGTCGAGGATGGTGTCCACGCCGGCGTCGCCCTGGACATGGCAGGCCATCTGCCAGCCCAGCGGGAAGTAGGCGCCGACGATCTCGGCGAGCTGCTCGCGCGTGTAGTTGGCGTGCCCGCACGAACCGGCCGCACCGATGCTGCGGGTGGCGGCGGTGTCCAGGTAGGGGAAGCTCAGCGCGATGTTGCCGATCCACGGCGAGCCGTCCACCCAGATCTTGATGCCGACCTGGCGCACCAGGTCGTCGCCTTGGCCGGGCGTCGCCGCGGTGGACATCTGCGGGTTGGAGATCTCGTAGGTGCGCAGCCGCACCGTCAGCTCGTCGTGCAACTGGGCGAGCAGCGGCGCGAACGCGGGGTCGAACGCCATGTCCGAGCAGGTGGTCAGCCCGGCGCGGTTGAGCCGCGCGCATTCGTCGCGCAGCATCTGCGGGTAGCTCTCGGGCTCGATCGCCCCGGCCAGCAGCGGGAACACCGCGCCGATCTCCTCGGCGCTGCCGTCGAGTTCGCCGTCGGCGCCGCGGCCGTAACGGGCGCCCTTCGGGTCGGGGGTGTCGCGGGTGAGCCCGGCGTGCCTGGCCGCCGCCGAGTTGAAATAGGCCTTGTGCCCGGAGTTGTGGACGATCACCAGCGGCCCGTCGGGCGCCGTGTCGTCGAGCCAGGCCGCCGTCGGCCCGGGCAGGCCGGGCTGCAGCAGCGGATCCCAGCCGCTCAGGTAGGCGCCGGCCGCGCCCCTGGCGGCCGTCTCGCGGCGGACCGCGGCGACGACGTCGTCGGCATCGCGGACCGTCACCGGCCGGATGTCGACGATCCGGTCCGACAGGGCCAGGGCCTCCATCAGCGGATGCCCATGTGCCTCAACGAATCCCGGCATGACGCAGCCGTCACCGACATCGACGGTCTCGGTGCCGGCGCCGATGAGACCGGCCACCTCGGAGCGGGTCCCGACGGCGACGATCCGGCCGTCGGCGACGGCGAGCGCCTCGGCCGTCGGACGCTTTTCGTCGACGGTCAGTACGGTTCCGGTGAAGACCAGATCAGCGTGCGCCATGTGCAGGAATCGTAGTGCCGCGAGGGTGTGGCTGACCGGAATTGCAACACGTTCTAGTCTTGGCCCATGAGTCGCGTCGACGACGATGCAGAGCGAGCGATGAGGAGGAGCGACGCCATGAGTGACGATCTGCTACGCCATCCCATTCATTCCGGACACCTCACCGTCGGTGCGCTCAAGCGCAACAAGGACAAACCGGTGCTGCATCTCGGCGACACCACGCTGACCGGTGGACAGCTCGCCGAGCGCATCAGCCAGTACATCCAGGCGTTCGAGGCGCTCGGTGCGGGCACCGGCGCGACCGTCGGGCTGTTATCGCTGAACCGGCCCGAGGTGCTGATGATCATCGGCGCCGGCCAGACGCAGGGTTACCGGCGTGTGGCCCTGCATCCGCTGGGCTCCCTGGACGACCACGCCTACGTGCTGGGTGACGCGGGCGTGACGTCGCTGATCATCGACCCCAACCCGATGTTCGTCGAGCGGGCGCTGGGCCTGCTGGAGAAGGTTCCCGGCCTCAAGCAGATCCTGACCATCGGCCCGGTCCCCGAAGCTCTCGGCGACTCCGCAGTAGACCTGGTGGCCGAAGCCGCGAAGTATCCGCCGAAGCCGTTGGTGGCGGCCGACCTTCCGCCCGACCACATCGGCGGGATGGCCTACACCGGCGGCACCACCGGCAAGCCCAAGGGGGTGCTGGGCACCGCGCAGTCGATCACCACGATGACCACGATCCAGCTCGCCGAGTGGGAGTGGCCGGAGAACCCGCGCTTTTTGATGTGCACCCCGCTGTCGCACGCCGGGGCGGCGTTCTTCGTGCCGACGATCATCAAGGGCGGCGAGCTGGTTGTGCTGACCAAGTTCGACCCGGCCGAGGTGCTGCGGGTGATCGAGGAGCAGAAGATCACCGCGACGATGCTGGTGCCGTCGATGATCTACGCGCTGATGGACCACCCCGACTCGCACACCCGCGACCTGTCCTCGCTGGAGACGGTCTACTACGGCGCCTCGGCGATGAACCCGGTGCGGCTGGCCGAGGCCATCCGCCGCTTCGGACCGATCTTCGCCCAGTACTACGGGCAGTCCGAAGCCCCGATGGTGATCTCCTATCTGGCCAAGAAGGACCACGACGAGAAGCGGCTCACCTCCTGCGGGCGGCCCACCCTGTTCGCCCGCACGGCGCTGCTGGACGCCGACGGCAACCCGGTGCCCCAGGGCGAGGTCGGCGAGATCTGCGTGTCCGGGCCGCTGCTTTCCGGCGGGTACTGGAACCTGCCGGAGGAGACGGCCAAGACGTTCAAGGACGGCTGGCTGCACACCGGTGACATGGCCCGCGAGGACTCCGACGGCTTCTGGTTCATCGTCGACCGGGTCAAGGACATGATCGTCACCGGCGGGTTCAACGTGTTCCCGCGCGAGGTCGAGGACGTCGTCGCCGAACACCCGGCCGTTGCGCAGGTGTGCGTGATCGGCACGCCGGACGAGAAGTGGGGCGAAGCCGTCACCGCGGTGATCGTGCTGCGGCCCGACCATCCGTCCGACGAGGAGTCGGTGGCGCGGGTGACCGTCGAGATCCAGTCCGCGGTCAAGGAGCGCAAGGGCTCGGTGCAGTCGCCCAAGCAGGTGATCGTCGTCGAGTCGGTACCGGTGACCGCGCTGGGCAAGCCGGACAAGAAGGCCGTGCGGGCCCGGTTCTGGGAGGGCGCGGACCGCGCGGTCGGCTAGGAGGGCGGGGCGGCGACCCCGGCCAACGGGAGGTCCAGCATGCGGCCCGTCTGTTCGGGTGAAGCACTGGCCAAAAAGATGCCGATCAGGCTGGACATCACGTCGTCGGCGGCCACGTCGGGACGCAGGCTCCCGTCCCCGGCGCCGGGGCCATCACCCTGGGCGCGGACGCGGTGGCCCGCCTGGACGCCGTTCACCATTCCGGGGTCCGACCCGTGGGCGCACGGCGTCGAACCCTTCCTGGAGGCGCCGAACGCCTGACTACTGTGTCAGGCATGGCAGGTGCAGAAGCCCTCGAGCCGCCCCGGTGGCTCAAGCCGGCGAACAAGGTCTTCATCGCGATGTCGCGGCTCGGGCTGAGTTTCTGCGGGGAGAGCCCGGTCGTGCTGACCGTCCCGGGCCGCAAGACCGGGGCCCCGCGTTCGACGCCGGTCACCCCGATGACGCTGGACGGCAAACGCTACGTCGTCGGCGGCTTCCCCGGCGCCGACTGGGTTCGCAACGCCCGGGCCGCGCGCGAAGCCACCCTCGAGCGTGGCCGCCGCAGCGAGCGGGTCCGGATGGTCGAGCTGCCCGCCGAGGACGCCAGACCGGTGCTGCGGGCCTTCCCCACGGAGGTGCCCACCGGTGTCGGTTTCATGAAGCGCTCCGGGTTGGTCACCGACGGGCGCCCCGAGGAGTTCGAGGCGCTGGCCGGGCGCTGCGCCGTCTTCCGGCTCGATCCGCTATGACCATGAACGGCAACCCTTTTGACGCTCCGGCATGGCGCCCGATCAGCGGGTTCGGCGACCTGACCGACATCACCTATCACCGCCACACCGACGCCACCGTGCGGGTGGCGTTCAACCGGCCCGAGGTGCGCAACGCGTTCCGGCCGCACACCGTCGACGAGCTCTACCGCGCGCTCGACCACGCCCGGATGTCGCCGGACGTCGGCGTGGTGCTGCTGACGGGCAACGGCCCGTCCCCGAAGGACGGCGGCTGGGCCTTCTGCTCGGGCGGCGACCAGCGCATCCGCGGGCGATCCGGCTACCAGTACGCGAGCGGGGACACCGCTGAAACCATTGACGCGGCCCGCGCGGGCAGGTTGCACATCCTCGAGGTGCAGCGGCTGATCCGGTTCATGCCCAAGGTGGTGATCTGCCTGGTCAACGGCTGGGCGGCCGGCGGCGGGCACAGCCTGCACGTGGTCTGCGACCTCACCCTGGCCAGCCGCGAGCACGCCCGTTTCAAGCAGACCGACGCCGACGTCGGCAGTTTCGACGGCGGCTACGGCAGCGCCTACCTGGCGCGCCAGGTGGGCCAGAAGTTCGCCCGCGAGATTTTTTTCCTGGGCCGCACGTACACCGCCGAGCAGATGCACCACATGGGCGCGGTCAACGAGGTCGTCGACCATGCCGAACTCGAACGCGTGGCGGTGCAGTGGGCGGCCGAGATCAACGCGAAATCGCCGCAGGCCCAACGTATGTTGAAGTTCGCGTTCAACCTGCTCGACGACGGGCTGGTGGGCCAGCAGCTGTTCGCCGGCGAGGCCACGCGGCTGGCGTACATGACCGACGAGGCCGTCGAGGGCCGCGACGCGTTCCTGCAAAAGCGCCCCCCGGACTGGAGCCCGTTCCCGCGCTACTTCTGAGCGGGCCGGCGGGCGCCGCCTACACTCCCCACGATGAGTAAAAGCCCGCTTCGCCGCCTCACCGACCAGCTCGTGCTGGCGACCATGCGGCCGCCCGCCGCGCCGCAGGTGCTGGTCAACCGGCCCGCGATCAAGCCGATCGAGCTGGCCGGCAAGCGCATTCTGATCACCGGGGCCTCCTCGGGCATCGGGGAGGCCGCCGCCGAGCGGTTCGCCCGCCTCGGCGCCATCGTGGTGCTCGCCGCCCGCCGCCGAGAGTTGCTGGATGCGGTGGCCGAACGGATCACGACCGCGGGCGGCACCGCGCTGGCGATGCCCTGCGACGTCTCGGACATGGACGCCGTCGACGCGCTGGTCGCCGACGTCCAGCAGCGCCTCGGCGGGATCGACATCCTGGTCAACAACGCCGCCCGGTCCATCCGCCGGCCGCTGGCCGAGTCGCTGGAACGCTGGCACGACGTCGAGCGGACCATGGTGCTTAACTACTATGCGCCGCTGCGGCTGATCCGCGGTTTGGCGCCCGGGATGCTCGAGCGCGGCGACGGCCACGTCATCAACGTCTCGACGTGGGGCGTGCTGTCGGAGGCCTCGCCGCTGTTCGCGGTCTACAACGCCTCCAAGGCCGCGCTGTCGATGGTGAGCCGGGTGGTCGAGACCGAATGGGGCCACCGGGGTGTGCATTCGACGACCTTGTACTACCCGTTGGTGGCCACGCCGATGATCGCCCCGACGAAGGCCTACGAGGGGGTCCCCGCGCTGACGCCGGAGGAGGCCGCCGAGTGGATGATCACCGCGGCCCGCACCCGGCCGGTGCGGATCGCGCCCCGGATGGCGATCGCGGCCAAGGCGCTCGACACCATCGGCCCGCGCTGGGTCAACGCCCTCATGCAGCGCCAAAGCATCCAGCCCAACCGCGCGGCCGGGAACTGACCGAAGGCCATCGCCGCGGCGACACGGACGTGATAGACACAACGCCATGGAGATCCTGGCCAGCCGGATGCTGCTCCGACCGGCGGACTACGAGCGCTCGCTGAGCTTCTACCGCGACGAGATCGGCCTGGCGATCTTCCGCGACTACGGCGGCGGCACGGTGTTTTTCGCCGGGCAGTCGCTGCTGGAGCTGGCCGGGTACGGCTCCCCGGACCATTCCCGGGGACCGTTTCCGGGCGCGCTGTGGCTGCAGGTCCGCGACATCGCGGCAACCCAGGCCGAGCTGCGGGGCCGGGGGGTGCCGATTGCTCGCGAGGCGCGCCAGGAACCGTGGGGCCTGCGCGAGATGCACGTGACCGACCCGGACGGCATCACGCTGATCTTCGTCGAAATCCCGCCTGAGCATCCGCTTCGCCGCGACACCCGTGGTGAACCGGAGCCCAATTCAGGTTAACGACGAGGTAACTTATGGCGACCACTCAAGCTACACCCGCATTTGCGGTCTTCCTCCGTTCGACAATGAATCCCCCCACTACGAGAATCAGGCGCTGTGGACATCCAACTGTTCCTCTTGATCATTGTCGTAATCACGGCACTCGCTTTCGATTTCACGAACGGCTTCCACGACACCGGCAACGCCATGGCGACGTCGATCGCCAGTGGTGCCCTGGCGCCCAAGGCGGCGGTCGGGCTGTCGGCGGTGCTCAACCTGGTCGGCGCCTTCATGTCCACCGCGGTCGCCGCCACGATCGCCAAGGGGCTGATCGACGGGCACATCGTGACGCTGGAGCTGGTCTTCGCCGGCCTGGTCGGGGGCATCGTCTGGAACCTGATGACGTGGCTGCTCGGCATCCCGTCGAGTTCCTCGCACGCGCTGGTCGGCGGCATCGTCGGCGCCACGATCGCCGCCGTGGGCGGGCATGGCGTGCTCTGGAAGGGCATCGTGTCCAAGGTGCTCATCCCGGCCGTCGTCGCCGCGATCCTGGCCATCGCCGTGGGCGCGATCGCGACCTGGCTGGTGTACCGGATCACCCGCGGCGTCCGGGCCGACCGCACCGAGGCCGGGTTCCGGTACGGCCAGTGGGGTTCGGCGTCGCTGGTCTCGTTGGCGCACGGTACCAACGACGCGCAGAAGAC is part of the Mycobacterium sp. HUMS_12744610 genome and encodes:
- a CDS encoding DoxX family membrane protein, whose product is MMAVENAAGNTRTETGATALRIAFGVAWAIDAWLKWQPGFRATMLPSMVATAQGQAQWLRPWFDVWIHLMRPAPGLWVDLVALTETTIAVLLLTGLARRAVYLGGALYSLSIWSTAEGFGGPYTATAGATDVGTSIIYVLVFLALLVKLEHGLDRRLALDIPIARRVPWWHLVAGPSV
- a CDS encoding nitroreductase family deazaflavin-dependent oxidoreductase; the protein is MAGAEALEPPRWLKPANKVFIAMSRLGLSFCGESPVVLTVPGRKTGAPRSTPVTPMTLDGKRYVVGGFPGADWVRNARAAREATLERGRRSERVRMVELPAEDARPVLRAFPTEVPTGVGFMKRSGLVTDGRPEEFEALAGRCAVFRLDPL
- a CDS encoding alpha/beta fold hydrolase; this translates as MINLAYDDRGSGEAVVFISGRGGPGRTWLPHQVPAFLEAGYRVITFDNRGIGATENAEGFTTQTMVADTAALIESLDAAPARIVGVSMGSFIAQELMVVRPELVSSAVLMATRGRLDHARQFFHDAEIELYESGAQLPPSYDARSRLLESFSRKTINDDEAVADWIAMFSTWPIKQTPGLRCQLDVSPQTNRLPAYRSIAAPVLVIGFADDVVTPPYLGREVADALPNGRYLQVPDAGHLGFLERPQAVNSAALQFFAGVKV
- a CDS encoding DUF3592 domain-containing protein; the protein is MPDTLTSVKAVLRILIHGRSDEPPKTRTRFVLRWARIAVLIVAGLVTLQSVLLVAGAWRDDLAIRHNMGVAQAEVLSAGPRRSTIEFVTPERVTYRPELGVLYPSELSTGMRIYVEYNKNDPNLVRVQHRNAGLAIIPAGSIAVVGWLVATALLIGLAVLDKRLDRRPETRPAAGPEGAPSAVSGS
- a CDS encoding amidohydrolase; translation: MAHADLVFTGTVLTVDEKRPTAEALAVADGRIVAVGTRSEVAGLIGAGTETVDVGDGCVMPGFVEAHGHPLMEALALSDRIVDIRPVTVRDADDVVAAVRRETAARGAAGAYLSGWDPLLQPGLPGPTAAWLDDTAPDGPLVIVHNSGHKAYFNSAAARHAGLTRDTPDPKGARYGRGADGELDGSAEEIGAVFPLLAGAIEPESYPQMLRDECARLNRAGLTTCSDMAFDPAFAPLLAQLHDELTVRLRTYEISNPQMSTAATPGQGDDLVRQVGIKIWVDGSPWIGNIALSFPYLDTAATRSIGAAGSCGHANYTREQLAEIVGAYFPLGWQMACHVQGDAGVDTILDVYEEALRRWPRSDHRLRLEHVGAIRPEQLQKAAELGVTCSIFVDQIHYWGDVIVDGLFGEERGSRWMPAGSAVATGMRISLHNDPPVTPEEPLRNISVAVTRTAPSGRVLGPQECLTVEQAIRAQTLDAAWQLFADDAIGSLEVGKYADLVVLSADPRTVPPERIADLEVRATYLAGRRVHGR
- the menD gene encoding 2-succinyl-5-enolpyruvyl-6-hydroxy-3-cyclohexene-1-carboxylic-acid synthase translates to MNPSTTQARVVVDELIRGGVRDVVLCPGSRNAPLAFALQDADRAGRVRLHVRIDERTAGYLAIGLAIAAGAPVCVAMTSGTAVANLGPAVVEANYARVPLIVLSANRPYELLGTGANQTMEQLGYFGTQVRATISLGLAEDAPERLDALNATWRSATCRVLAAATGSRTANAGPVQFDIPLREPLVPDAEPQPVTPPGRPGGKPWTYTPPVTFDQPLDIDLSPDTVVIAGHGAGAHPNLDRLPTVAEPTAPPAANPLHPLALPLLRPKQVIMLGRPTLHRPVSALLADPQVPVYALTTGPRWPDVSGNSQATGTRAVTTGAPHPAWLRRCAEVNRHANQAVRGQLEIHPLTTGLHVAAAVADALRPGDQLVLGASNPVRDAALVGLHPRGIRVRSNRGVAGIDGTVSTAVGAALAFEGRTIALIGDLTFVHDSSGLLIGPTEPTPQRLTIVVSNDNGGGIFELLEQGDPRFSDVSSRVFGTPHDVDVGALCRAYHVESRQIEVGELDAALDEPAAGMRVLEVKADRSSLRQLHAAIKAAL
- a CDS encoding o-succinylbenzoate synthase → MRPPLADLLDRLHVVALPMRVRFRGITTREVALIEGPTGWGEFGAFPEYEPPEAAHWLAAGIEAAYREPPPLRRDRVPINATVPAVGPEEVPGVLARFPGARTAKVKVAEPGQTLADDVARVNAVRELVPTVRVDANGGWTVEQAAAAAAALSADGPLEYLEQPCATVDELAALRRRPDMPRVPIAADESIRKADDPLAVVRAGAADIAVLKVAPLGGISALLDIAAQIDVPVVVSSALDSAVGISHGLTAAAALPHLGHACGLGTGGLFVEDVADVAPAVDGFLPVGPVAPDPARLRALAAPGERRRWWAERVEACFRLLDGSVA
- a CDS encoding 1,4-dihydroxy-2-naphthoyl-CoA synthase, with the protein product MNGNPFDAPAWRPISGFGDLTDITYHRHTDATVRVAFNRPEVRNAFRPHTVDELYRALDHARMSPDVGVVLLTGNGPSPKDGGWAFCSGGDQRIRGRSGYQYASGDTAETIDAARAGRLHILEVQRLIRFMPKVVICLVNGWAAGGGHSLHVVCDLTLASREHARFKQTDADVGSFDGGYGSAYLARQVGQKFAREIFFLGRTYTAEQMHHMGAVNEVVDHAELERVAVQWAAEINAKSPQAQRMLKFAFNLLDDGLVGQQLFAGEATRLAYMTDEAVEGRDAFLQKRPPDWSPFPRYF
- the fadD8 gene encoding fatty-acid--CoA ligase FadD8; protein product: MSDDLLRHPIHSGHLTVGALKRNKDKPVLHLGDTTLTGGQLAERISQYIQAFEALGAGTGATVGLLSLNRPEVLMIIGAGQTQGYRRVALHPLGSLDDHAYVLGDAGVTSLIIDPNPMFVERALGLLEKVPGLKQILTIGPVPEALGDSAVDLVAEAAKYPPKPLVAADLPPDHIGGMAYTGGTTGKPKGVLGTAQSITTMTTIQLAEWEWPENPRFLMCTPLSHAGAAFFVPTIIKGGELVVLTKFDPAEVLRVIEEQKITATMLVPSMIYALMDHPDSHTRDLSSLETVYYGASAMNPVRLAEAIRRFGPIFAQYYGQSEAPMVISYLAKKDHDEKRLTSCGRPTLFARTALLDADGNPVPQGEVGEICVSGPLLSGGYWNLPEETAKTFKDGWLHTGDMAREDSDGFWFIVDRVKDMIVTGGFNVFPREVEDVVAEHPAVAQVCVIGTPDEKWGEAVTAVIVLRPDHPSDEESVARVTVEIQSAVKERKGSVQSPKQVIVVESVPVTALGKPDKKAVRARFWEGADRAVG